The genomic interval TTCGGGGCGCGTCATGAACCGCAATCGGTCATCGATTATTCCCAGTTTCTCGAAGAAGTGAAGCTGGGACATATCGCCAAGGTGGTGATCCAGGGGCGCACCCTCGATGCTTCGACGGTCGATGGCAAGAAAGTCACGACCTACGCGCCACCCGACTTGTGGATGGTCAGCGATCTGCTCAAGTACAACGTCAAGATCGTTGCCAAGGCGGATGAGGAGCAATCCTTGCTGATGAATCTTTTCATCTCCTGGTTCCCGATGCTGTTGCTCATCGGCGTCTGGGTGTTCTTCATGCGCCAGATGCAGGGCGGCGGCAAGGGTGGGGCTTTTTCGTTCGGCAAGAGTCGGGCGCGCCTGCTCGACGATTCGAGCAACCAGGTCACCTTTGCCGACGTCGCCGGCTGCGACGAGGCCAAGGAAGATGTGTCCGAGCTGGTTGATTTTCTGCGCGATCCTTCCAAGTTCCAGAAACTGGGCGGCCGCATTCCGCGCGGCGTGCTGATGGTCGGCAGTCCCGGTACCGGCAAGACCCTGCTGGCCAAGGCCATCGCCGGCGAAGCCAAGGTGCCGTTCTTCTCGATTTCCGGCTCCGACTTCGTCGAAATGTTCGTCGGCGTCGGCGCGGCGCGCGTGCGCGACATGTTCGAGAATGCCAAGAAGAACGCGCCCTGCATCATTTTCATCGACGAAATCGATGCGGTCGGCCGCCAGCGCGGCGCCGGTCTGGGCGGCGGCAACGATGAGCGCGAGCAGACGCTGAACCAGCTGCTCGTTGAAATGGATGGCTTCGAGGGTACGGCCGGCGTCATCGTCATCGCCGCCACCAACCGTCCCGACGTGCTCGATCCGGCGCTGCTGCGCCCGGGCCGCTTCGACCGCCAGGTGGTGGTGCCGCTGCCCGACATCCGCGGCCGCGAGCAGATCCTCATGGTGCATATGCGCAAGGTGCCGATCGCGCCCGACGTCAAGGCCGACATCATCGCGCGTGGCACACCTGGGTTCTCCGGCGCCGATCTGGCCAATCTGGTGAATGAGGCGGCGCTGTTCGCCGCGCGCCTGAACAAGCGCGTGGTGGACATGGAGGATTTCGAGAACGCCAAGGACAAGATCATCATGGGTGCGGCGCGCAAGACCATGGTGATGCCCGAGGAAGAGCGCAAGAACACCGCCTACCACGAGGCCGGCCACGTCGTCGTCGCCAAGCTGCTCAACAAGACGGATCCGGTGCACAAGGTCACCATCATTCCGCGCGGCCGCGCGCTGGGCGTGACCATGCAACTGCCCGAAGAGGATCGCTACAGCCAGGACAAGGAACGCCTGCTGCAGACCATTTCGGTGCTCTTCGGCGGGCGCATTGCCGAGGAAATTTTCATGCATCAGATGACCACCGGCGCTTCCAACGATTTCGAGCGCGCCACCGACATCGCCCGGCGCATGGTGACGCAATGGGGCATGTCCGATGCGCTGGGGCCGATGGTGTATGGCGAGAACGAAGGCGAGGTGTTCCTCGGCCGTTCGGTGACGACGCACAAGAACGTCTCCGAGGCGACGATGCAGAAGGTCGATGCCGAGATACGCTCCATCATCGACCAGCAATATGCCGTGGCGCGCAAGCTGATCGAGGACAACCGCGACAAGATGGAAATCATGGCGCATGCCCTGCTCGAATGGGAAACGCTGGATGCCGAGCAGATCGAAGACATCATGGAAGGCCGCCAGCCGCGTGCGCCGAAGCCGAGCGCGACGCCGCAGAAGCCCACGATCGACGGTACGCCAGGCGCAGCGCCGACTGCCACCGCACCGGCTTGAGGCGGGGCGGCGTCGTACGGACGAAACCACGCAAATGACCAGGGCTGCGCCGCAAGCGCGGCCTTTTTTGCCATGAACTCCCCGCTGCTCCACTGTGGTCGTTTCGAGTTGAGTCTGGCGCGGCCGCTGCTCATGGGCATCGTCAATCTGACCGACGATTCCTTTTCCGGCGACGGCCTGGCGGACGATGCCGCACGTGCCATCGAACACGGCCAGCGGCTGGTTGCCGCCGGCGCGCAGATGCTCGACATCGGGGGCGAGTCTTCGCGCCCGGGCGCTGCGCCGGTGTCCGCTGCGCAGGAACTGGCGCGGGTGCTGCCGGTGCTGGAAGGGCTGCACAGTTGCGGCGTGCCGCTGTCGATCGACAGCGCAAAGCCGGAGGTGATGCGGGCCGCGCTGGCTGCCGGGGCGGACATGATCAACGACATCACCGCCTTGCAGGCGCCCGGCGCGCTGGAAGTCGTCGCGGCGAGTTCGTGCGCGGTTTGTCTGATGCACATGCAGGGCGAGCCGCGCACCATGCAACTGGCGCCGCGGTATGGCGACGTTGTTGCCGAAGTCGCCGATTTCTTTCGCGCGCGCATCGCCACGGCCGATGCCGCGGGCGTGGCGCGCGAGCGTATCGTCCTCGATCCGGGCTTTGGCTTCGGCAAGACCCTGGAACATAATCTGGCCCTGCTGCGGCATCTCGCTGAATTGAGCGTGGATGGCCTGCCCTTGCTGGCTGGACTTTCGCGCAAGTCGATGTTGGGTGCGATCACCGGTCATCCGGCGCACGAGCGCGTGTTCGCCAGCGTGGCGGCCGCGCTGCTGGCCGTGCAGCGTGGGGCGGCCATCGTGCGCGTGCATGATGTGGCCGCGACGCGCGATGCGCTGGCCGTGCTCGATGCGCTCGAACACGGCCGGATACAGTGAAAATCAATGAAGGAACAAGGATGAGCCGCAAGTATTTTGGAACGGATGGCGTGCGTGGCCTGGTTGGACAGATGCCGATCACGCCGGAATTCATCATGCGCCTGGGTTACGCTGCGGGCACGGTACTGGTGGCGGATGATTTGCAGCATGGTACCTTGCCTGCAGGAGAGCGGCCGGCCGTGCTGATCGGCAAGGATACCCGGGTGTCCGGCTACCTGCTGGAAGCGGCGCTGGAGGCGGGATTTGCGGCTGCCGGCGTCGACGTCATGCTCTGCGGGCCGCTGCCCACCCCCGCCGTTGCCTACCTCACGCGCGCGTTGCGCCTGCAGGCCGGGGTGGTGATCTCGGCTTCGCACAACCCGTTTCACGATAACGGCATCAAGTTTTTCTCCGGTCAGGGGAGCAAGCTGCCCGATGCGCTGGAGCATGAAATCGAGGCGCGCCTCGAGCAGCCCATGGGTTGCATGGACTCGGCCCACCTCGGTCGGGCACGCCGCATCAGCGATGCGCAGGGGCGCTACATCGAATTCTGCAAGAGCACGTTTCCCAACGAACTCGATCTGCGCGGCCTGCGGATTGCCGTCGATTGCGCGCATGGCGCGGCGTATCAGGTGGCGCCGGCGGTGTTTCATGAGCTGGGCGCCGAGGTCGTGGCGGTCGGCGTGGCGCCAAACGGTCTCAATATCAATGACGGGGTTGGCGCCACGGCGGGCGACAGCCTGCGCCGCGCCGTGCTCGAACAGCGTGCCGATATCGGCATCGCCCTCGATGGGGATGCCGATCGCCTGCTGATGGCGGATGCGGACGGCACGCTCTACGATGGCGATCGCCTGCTGTACGTCATCGCGCGCAACCGCGGCTTCGGCAAGGCCGAGGGGGTGGTCGGCACGCTGATGAGCAACCTCGGTTTAGAACATGCCCTGGCACGCCACGGCATCGCTTTCGAGCGCGCCAGGGTGGGTGATCGTTACGTGCTGGAAACCCTGAACGAACGCGGCTGGAGCCTGGGTGGCGAGAACTCGGGACACATCATCTGCCTGGATAAGCATACGACCGGCGACGGTATCGTGGCGGCGCTGCAGGTGCTGTCTGCGCTGCGCCGCCAGGGCGTGACGTTGGCCGAGGCCTGCAGCGATCTGACGATGTATCCGCAGCGCCTGGTCAATGTGCGCCTGCCGCAGGGTTTCGACTGGCGCGGTGATCCGGGTATTCAGACGGCCAGTCAGGCGGCGGAAGCTGCCTTGAACGGCCGGGGGCGGGTGCTCCTGCGCCCCTCCGGCACCGAGCCGTTGCTGCGCGTCATGGTCGAAGGTGAAGAGAGCGGTGAAGTCCAGCATTGGGCAGAGCGCATTGCCGAGGCCGTGCGCGAGGCGGCTGCCGCAAACTGAGGCGAGAAGATCCATGGAACGATCCATGGGCCGCTTTGTTTGACCCACCGGGCTACTGGATTTTATAATGGGCGATTGATTTTTCCGGAGCATCCCATGCCTACCGCGCGTACCAAGCTTGTTGC from Sterolibacterium denitrificans carries:
- the ftsH gene encoding ATP-dependent zinc metalloprotease FtsH; the protein is MNNMLKSLAVWLVVGIVLMTVFNQFGARHEPQSVIDYSQFLEEVKLGHIAKVVIQGRTLDASTVDGKKVTTYAPPDLWMVSDLLKYNVKIVAKADEEQSLLMNLFISWFPMLLLIGVWVFFMRQMQGGGKGGAFSFGKSRARLLDDSSNQVTFADVAGCDEAKEDVSELVDFLRDPSKFQKLGGRIPRGVLMVGSPGTGKTLLAKAIAGEAKVPFFSISGSDFVEMFVGVGAARVRDMFENAKKNAPCIIFIDEIDAVGRQRGAGLGGGNDEREQTLNQLLVEMDGFEGTAGVIVIAATNRPDVLDPALLRPGRFDRQVVVPLPDIRGREQILMVHMRKVPIAPDVKADIIARGTPGFSGADLANLVNEAALFAARLNKRVVDMEDFENAKDKIIMGAARKTMVMPEEERKNTAYHEAGHVVVAKLLNKTDPVHKVTIIPRGRALGVTMQLPEEDRYSQDKERLLQTISVLFGGRIAEEIFMHQMTTGASNDFERATDIARRMVTQWGMSDALGPMVYGENEGEVFLGRSVTTHKNVSEATMQKVDAEIRSIIDQQYAVARKLIEDNRDKMEIMAHALLEWETLDAEQIEDIMEGRQPRAPKPSATPQKPTIDGTPGAAPTATAPA
- the folP gene encoding dihydropteroate synthase gives rise to the protein MNSPLLHCGRFELSLARPLLMGIVNLTDDSFSGDGLADDAARAIEHGQRLVAAGAQMLDIGGESSRPGAAPVSAAQELARVLPVLEGLHSCGVPLSIDSAKPEVMRAALAAGADMINDITALQAPGALEVVAASSCAVCLMHMQGEPRTMQLAPRYGDVVAEVADFFRARIATADAAGVARERIVLDPGFGFGKTLEHNLALLRHLAELSVDGLPLLAGLSRKSMLGAITGHPAHERVFASVAAALLAVQRGAAIVRVHDVAATRDALAVLDALEHGRIQ
- the glmM gene encoding phosphoglucosamine mutase, whose amino-acid sequence is MSRKYFGTDGVRGLVGQMPITPEFIMRLGYAAGTVLVADDLQHGTLPAGERPAVLIGKDTRVSGYLLEAALEAGFAAAGVDVMLCGPLPTPAVAYLTRALRLQAGVVISASHNPFHDNGIKFFSGQGSKLPDALEHEIEARLEQPMGCMDSAHLGRARRISDAQGRYIEFCKSTFPNELDLRGLRIAVDCAHGAAYQVAPAVFHELGAEVVAVGVAPNGLNINDGVGATAGDSLRRAVLEQRADIGIALDGDADRLLMADADGTLYDGDRLLYVIARNRGFGKAEGVVGTLMSNLGLEHALARHGIAFERARVGDRYVLETLNERGWSLGGENSGHIICLDKHTTGDGIVAALQVLSALRRQGVTLAEACSDLTMYPQRLVNVRLPQGFDWRGDPGIQTASQAAEAALNGRGRVLLRPSGTEPLLRVMVEGEESGEVQHWAERIAEAVREAAAAN